One Streptomyces sp. ML-6 genomic region harbors:
- a CDS encoding ribose-phosphate diphosphokinase gives MTGIKTTGEKKLMLFSGRAHPELAEEVAHQLGVGLVPTKAFDFANGEIYVRFQESARGADCFLIQSHTAPINKWVMEQLIMLDALKRASARSITVIVPFYGYARQDKKHRGREPISARLIADLMKTAGADRILTVDLHTDQIQGFFDGPVDHLFALPILADYVGAKVDRSKLTVVSPDAGRVRVADRWCDRLDAPLAIVHKRRDKDVANQVTVHEVVGNVKGRVCVLVDDMIDTGGTICAAADALFAHGAEDVIVTATHGVLSGPAADRLKNSKVSEFVFTDTLPTPAEVELDKITVLSIAPTIARAVREVFEDGSVTSLFEEQ, from the coding sequence GTGACCGGGATCAAGACGACCGGCGAGAAGAAACTGATGCTCTTCTCCGGCCGCGCCCACCCCGAGCTGGCCGAGGAGGTCGCGCACCAGTTGGGTGTCGGCCTCGTGCCGACGAAGGCCTTCGATTTCGCCAACGGTGAGATCTACGTCCGCTTCCAGGAGTCGGCCCGCGGTGCCGACTGCTTCCTGATCCAGAGCCACACGGCCCCCATCAACAAGTGGGTCATGGAGCAGCTGATCATGCTGGACGCGCTGAAGCGCGCCTCGGCCCGTTCCATCACGGTGATCGTGCCGTTCTACGGCTACGCCCGTCAGGACAAGAAGCACCGTGGTCGTGAGCCGATCTCGGCCCGTCTGATCGCCGACCTGATGAAGACGGCGGGTGCCGACCGGATCCTCACCGTGGACCTGCACACGGACCAGATCCAGGGCTTCTTCGACGGCCCGGTCGACCACCTCTTCGCGCTGCCGATCCTGGCCGACTACGTGGGTGCCAAGGTCGACCGTTCGAAGCTGACGGTCGTCTCCCCGGACGCCGGCCGGGTGCGGGTCGCCGACCGCTGGTGCGACCGGCTGGACGCCCCGCTCGCGATCGTGCACAAGCGGCGCGACAAGGACGTCGCCAACCAGGTGACGGTCCACGAGGTGGTCGGCAACGTCAAGGGCCGGGTCTGTGTCCTGGTCGACGACATGATCGACACCGGTGGCACCATCTGCGCCGCCGCGGACGCGCTGTTCGCGCACGGTGCCGAGGACGTGATCGTGACGGCGACGCACGGTGTCCTGTCGGGTCCGGCCGCGGACCGGCTGAAGAACTCCAAGGTCAGCGAGTTCGTCTTCACGGACACCCTGCCGACGCCGGCCGAGGTGGAGCTCGACAAGATCACGGTGCTGTCGATCGCGCCGACGATCGCGCGCGCGGTGCGCGAGGTGTTCGAGGACGGCTCGGTGACCAGCCTCTTCGAGGAGCAGTGA
- the glmU gene encoding bifunctional UDP-N-acetylglucosamine diphosphorylase/glucosamine-1-phosphate N-acetyltransferase GlmU, with protein sequence MSSERPAAVVVLAAGEGTRMKSKTPKVLHEISGRSLVGHVVTASRELDPEHLVVVVGHGREQVTAHLAAVDDRLRTAHQAEQKGTGNAVRVGLDELGGTVEGTVIVVCGDTPLLSGETLRALAATHTADSNAVTVLTAEVPDATGYGRIVRDPADGAVTGIVEHKDATEAQRGIREINSGVFAFDGRLLAEALGKLDTDNSQGEEYLTDVLSILRGAGHRVGASVAGDHREILGINNRVQLAEARRLLNQRLLERAMLAGVTVVEPASTLIDATVTYERDVIVHPGTQLLGTTHLSEDAEVGPNSRLKDTVVRAGARVDNTVADGAEVGEGATVGPYAYLRPGARLGTKAKVGTYVELKNATIGEGTKVPHLSYVGDATIGDHTNIGAASVFVNYDGVAKHHTTIGSHCRTGADNMFVAPVTVGDGVYTAAGSVITKDVPPGSLAVARGQQRNIEGWVARKRPGSAAAQAAQATAPEAGDES encoded by the coding sequence GTGAGCTCCGAACGCCCGGCAGCCGTCGTCGTCCTCGCAGCGGGTGAGGGCACCCGCATGAAGTCGAAGACCCCCAAGGTCCTGCACGAGATCTCCGGGCGATCGCTCGTCGGACATGTCGTCACTGCCTCCCGCGAGCTGGACCCCGAACACCTCGTCGTGGTCGTCGGCCACGGCCGCGAACAGGTCACCGCGCACCTCGCCGCCGTCGACGACCGGCTGCGCACCGCCCACCAGGCCGAGCAGAAGGGCACCGGGAACGCGGTGCGCGTCGGGCTCGACGAGCTGGGCGGCACCGTCGAGGGCACCGTGATCGTCGTCTGCGGCGACACCCCCCTGCTCTCCGGCGAGACGCTCCGTGCGCTCGCCGCCACCCACACGGCCGATTCCAACGCCGTCACCGTGCTGACCGCCGAGGTCCCGGACGCCACCGGCTACGGGCGCATCGTCCGCGACCCGGCCGACGGCGCGGTCACCGGGATCGTCGAGCACAAGGACGCCACCGAGGCCCAGCGCGGGATCCGGGAGATCAACTCCGGGGTCTTCGCCTTCGACGGCCGGCTGCTCGCCGAGGCGCTCGGCAAGCTGGACACCGACAACAGCCAGGGCGAGGAGTACCTCACCGACGTCCTCTCCATCCTGCGCGGGGCGGGTCACCGGGTCGGCGCCTCGGTCGCCGGGGACCACCGCGAGATCCTCGGCATCAACAACCGGGTCCAGCTGGCCGAGGCCCGGCGGCTGTTGAACCAGCGGCTGCTGGAGCGGGCCATGCTGGCGGGCGTGACCGTCGTGGAGCCGGCGTCCACGCTGATCGACGCCACCGTGACGTACGAGCGGGACGTGATCGTGCACCCGGGCACCCAACTGCTCGGCACCACGCACCTCTCCGAGGACGCCGAGGTCGGCCCCAACTCCCGGCTCAAGGACACCGTCGTCCGGGCGGGCGCGCGGGTGGACAACACGGTCGCCGACGGGGCGGAGGTCGGCGAGGGCGCGACGGTCGGCCCGTACGCCTATCTGCGGCCCGGTGCCAGGCTCGGGACGAAGGCCAAGGTCGGTACGTACGTGGAGCTGAAGAACGCCACGATCGGCGAGGGCACCAAGGTCCCGCACCTGAGCTACGTGGGCGACGCGACGATCGGCGACCACACCAACATCGGTGCCGCCAGCGTCTTCGTGAACTACGACGGCGTGGCCAAGCACCACACCACGATCGGCTCCCACTGCCGTACCGGAGCGGACAATATGTTTGTGGCTCCTGTCACGGTCGGGGACGGCGTCTACACCGCCGCGGGTTCGGTCATCACCAAGGACGTACCGCCCGGTTCGCTGGCCGTCGCCCGCGGCCAGCAAAGGAATATCGAGGGTTGGGTGGCCCGCAAGCGCCCCGGGAGCGCCGCCGCGCAGGCCGCTCAGGCCACCGCTCCGGAAGCCGGCGACGAAAGCTGA